In one Vulgatibacter incomptus genomic region, the following are encoded:
- the serS gene encoding serine--tRNA ligase yields MLDLKYVLANFDEVAAKLARRGGSIDLTPIKRLGAERLRLLQESEALRQRQNAANEGMKALAKEGPEAMAGARAELKELSGRIKALQEELGGVEAEIEQALLFIPNLPAETTPDGKTEADNQVVRTWGEKPTLDFTPKTHDELGVSLGILDFDRAAKISGARFVVLRNAGARLERALVSFMLDLHTSRGYQEVLPPYLVNRASMVGTGQLPKFEEDAFKTAEADPQDVRYLIPTAEVPVTNLYREEIQEPGTLPIRNCAFTPSFRREAGSYGRDTKGLIRQHQFHKVELVKIVEPERSYEELEGLTADAEEVLKRLGLHYRVIALCAGDLGFGSAKTYDLEVWLPGQGAYREISSCSNFEDFQARRASIKYRPAPGEKPRLAHTINGSGLAIGRTLVAILEQGQRADGSIAIPEALWPYMGGLKEIR; encoded by the coding sequence ATGCTCGATCTCAAATACGTGCTCGCCAACTTCGACGAGGTTGCCGCGAAGCTCGCCCGGCGCGGGGGAAGCATCGATCTCACTCCGATCAAGCGGCTCGGCGCCGAGCGCCTCCGTTTGCTCCAGGAGTCCGAGGCACTGCGCCAGAGGCAGAACGCCGCCAATGAGGGCATGAAGGCCCTCGCCAAGGAGGGCCCCGAGGCGATGGCCGGGGCTCGGGCGGAGCTGAAGGAGCTCTCCGGGCGGATCAAGGCGCTTCAGGAGGAGCTCGGCGGCGTCGAGGCCGAGATCGAGCAGGCCCTCCTCTTCATCCCGAACCTCCCCGCCGAGACCACTCCGGACGGGAAGACCGAGGCCGACAACCAGGTCGTCCGGACCTGGGGCGAGAAGCCGACCCTGGACTTCACGCCGAAGACCCACGACGAGCTCGGCGTCTCCCTGGGGATCCTGGACTTCGACCGGGCCGCGAAGATCTCCGGCGCCCGCTTCGTCGTCCTTCGCAACGCCGGCGCGCGGTTGGAGCGGGCGCTCGTCTCGTTCATGCTCGATCTGCACACCTCGCGGGGCTACCAGGAGGTGCTCCCTCCCTACCTCGTGAACCGCGCGTCAATGGTGGGGACCGGCCAGCTCCCCAAGTTCGAGGAGGACGCGTTCAAGACCGCCGAGGCGGATCCGCAGGACGTGCGCTACCTCATCCCCACGGCAGAGGTGCCCGTCACCAACCTCTACCGCGAGGAGATCCAGGAGCCGGGCACCCTCCCGATCCGGAACTGCGCGTTCACGCCGTCCTTCCGCCGCGAGGCAGGGAGCTACGGTCGTGACACCAAGGGTCTCATCCGCCAGCACCAGTTCCACAAGGTGGAGCTCGTGAAGATCGTGGAGCCCGAGCGCTCCTACGAGGAGCTCGAGGGCCTAACCGCAGACGCGGAGGAGGTCCTGAAGAGGCTCGGGCTCCATTACCGGGTGATCGCGCTCTGCGCCGGGGATCTCGGCTTCGGCTCGGCGAAGACCTACGACCTCGAGGTCTGGCTGCCGGGGCAGGGCGCCTACCGTGAGATCTCCTCGTGCTCGAACTTCGAGGACTTCCAGGCCCGCCGCGCCTCGATCAAGTACCGCCCGGCGCCGGGCGAGAAGCCGCGGCTCGCGCACACCATCAACGGCTCGGGCCTGGCCATCGGCCGCACCCTGGTCGCGATCCTCGAGCAGGGGCAGCGCGCGGACGGCAGCATCGCGATCCCAGAGGCGCTCTGGCCCTACATGGGCGGCCTGAAGGAGATTCGATAA
- the dnaX gene encoding DNA polymerase III subunit gamma/tau produces MSYLVLARKWRPQAFGDVTGQEHVVRTLANAIAQGRLAHAFLLCGPRGVGKTTTARLLARALNCESGPTAQPCGTCVPCREIVAGSSVDVVEIDGASNNGVDSVRELREAARYLPQRDRHKVFIIDEVHMLSVAAFNALLKTLEEPPPHVKFIFATTDPQKLPETILSRVQRHNFRRVPAAKMVGRLRGICDEEGITISDRSLGLIARQADGGMRDALSLLDQLLSSVGMEIDDASAEEALGLVDRTVVHAVADALLDRDGKRMVELLAGVYERGIEAKRLCEELALQLRDLVYVKAVGSAPADRGDAEEQALREQAAKADPEHLARLFDRVHGSIRELSFAAQPRLALEVALLSAVHMAPAQSLAAVAARLEAVAAGLAGNAPSQSAQAVGTRQAARPPAAARSQGAPSAASAAPVPPASPAPPAARQPTPHAPSRQPMGRPSSPPVPEDDLIGQVEALARARAAPRQAGGRAPGRGAPAGGSDDEGEGGSSGPFAAWDEPSPPPFAPGPERAFRGDEPPPFAGAELQRAPAFRGNETPFPPDFPEIPSRIFAPEASPGGCATNECGEPAGMDDPSLGIRERWRRALEWLRGKDSMACTFLSEGRLAWLREGEVAVGYSREQAFFRSQLESPASRSAVEELLATYFGRPTRLRLQDAAEDAGSSVAEEDRRSRDDRARRLRSEAREHPSVLAALSVFGGEIDGIDVLEER; encoded by the coding sequence GTGAGCTACCTCGTCCTCGCCCGCAAGTGGCGGCCCCAGGCGTTCGGCGACGTCACGGGCCAGGAGCACGTCGTCCGGACGCTGGCCAACGCCATCGCCCAGGGCCGGCTGGCCCACGCCTTCCTCCTCTGCGGGCCCCGGGGCGTCGGCAAGACCACCACGGCTAGGCTCCTCGCCCGGGCGCTCAACTGCGAGAGCGGCCCCACCGCCCAGCCCTGCGGCACCTGCGTCCCCTGCAGGGAGATCGTCGCCGGCTCCTCCGTGGACGTGGTGGAGATCGACGGCGCGTCGAACAACGGCGTCGACAGCGTTCGCGAGCTTCGGGAGGCCGCGCGCTACCTGCCGCAGCGGGATCGCCACAAGGTCTTCATCATCGACGAGGTCCACATGCTCTCGGTGGCGGCGTTCAACGCCCTGCTGAAGACGCTGGAGGAGCCTCCTCCCCACGTGAAGTTCATCTTCGCGACCACCGACCCCCAGAAGCTGCCGGAGACGATCCTCTCGCGGGTCCAGCGGCACAACTTCCGCCGGGTGCCGGCAGCCAAGATGGTCGGCAGGCTCCGCGGGATCTGCGACGAGGAGGGGATCACCATCTCCGACCGCAGCCTCGGGCTCATCGCCCGCCAGGCCGACGGCGGCATGCGCGACGCCCTCTCGCTCCTCGACCAGCTCCTCTCGTCGGTGGGGATGGAGATCGACGACGCCTCCGCCGAGGAGGCGCTCGGGCTCGTGGATCGCACGGTGGTCCACGCCGTGGCGGACGCGCTCCTCGATCGCGACGGTAAGCGGATGGTCGAGCTCCTCGCCGGGGTCTACGAGAGGGGCATCGAGGCGAAGCGGCTCTGCGAGGAGCTCGCGCTCCAGCTGCGCGACCTCGTCTACGTGAAGGCGGTCGGGAGCGCGCCGGCGGATCGCGGGGACGCCGAGGAGCAGGCGCTGCGGGAGCAGGCGGCGAAGGCCGATCCCGAGCATCTCGCGCGGCTCTTCGATCGGGTCCACGGCTCGATCCGCGAGCTCTCCTTCGCGGCGCAGCCCCGGCTCGCTCTGGAGGTGGCGCTGCTCTCGGCGGTCCACATGGCGCCGGCGCAGAGCCTCGCCGCGGTGGCCGCGCGTCTCGAGGCCGTGGCGGCGGGGTTGGCGGGGAATGCGCCTTCGCAGAGTGCCCAGGCTGTCGGCACCCGGCAGGCGGCTCGCCCTCCTGCAGCGGCCCGATCGCAGGGCGCGCCGTCGGCGGCTTCGGCAGCTCCTGTGCCTCCTGCATCTCCTGCACCTCCTGCGGCCAGGCAGCCGACGCCCCACGCGCCTTCGCGGCAGCCCATGGGGCGGCCTTCGTCTCCTCCTGTCCCCGAGGACGATCTGATCGGCCAGGTGGAGGCCCTCGCCCGTGCCCGTGCGGCGCCGAGGCAGGCGGGCGGACGGGCGCCGGGACGCGGCGCTCCTGCGGGCGGCAGCGACGACGAGGGCGAAGGCGGCTCTTCGGGGCCGTTCGCGGCTTGGGACGAGCCTTCACCGCCGCCGTTCGCGCCCGGCCCGGAGCGTGCGTTTCGCGGGGACGAGCCGCCGCCCTTTGCTGGGGCGGAGCTGCAGCGCGCTCCCGCCTTCCGGGGCAACGAGACCCCGTTCCCGCCCGATTTTCCGGAGATCCCTTCGCGGATCTTCGCTCCGGAGGCCTCGCCAGGGGGCTGCGCGACCAACGAGTGCGGCGAGCCCGCAGGAATGGACGATCCCTCCCTCGGGATCCGCGAGCGGTGGAGGCGCGCCCTCGAGTGGCTGCGCGGCAAGGACTCGATGGCTTGCACCTTCCTCTCGGAGGGGCGGCTCGCCTGGCTCCGTGAGGGTGAGGTGGCGGTGGGCTATTCGCGGGAGCAGGCCTTCTTTCGCTCCCAGCTCGAGAGCCCCGCCTCGCGGAGCGCGGTCGAGGAGCTCCTCGCCACGTATTTCGGGAGGCCCACGAGGCTTCGGCTCCAGGACGCGGCGGAGGACGCCGGTTCGTCGGTGGCCGAAGAGGATCGGAGGTCCCGGGACGATCGGGCGCGGCGTCTCCGCTCCGAGGCGAGGGAGCATCCGTCGGTGCTGGCCGCGCTTTCCGTCTTCGGCGGCGAGATCGACGGCATCGACGTGTTGGAAGAGCGGTAG
- a CDS encoding tetratricopeptide repeat protein — MPLPGFPAAPRTPPFGVSPSPTSEFDFGPPPPFGEPPSPTSEFDFGPPPPFGAPPPPTSEFDFGPPSANPFGSSVPATNEFDFAPPPGDPFGSRPPATSEFDFGPPPADPFGAPPPAFGEFDLDPSPVGPPGIRPPPPGVDDPVSGLFGTASGDSPPPPVDRDDLPSFDPSGFDLTPPPAFATGGPAAAHPSFGSDLPFSAPHESGDEPDILSFLGGETPPKAIPAPSSSVPAAPPVDRAPIAPPPLIPAGAPPPPRVARSADAPGPKRTKKPKRAPIRPIGRRTLILAGSGAAVLAVAAVTGYLLLGDGANATATASAPLVSQVAAELDRDHFAAAKKALLLAESQLDNEPEDGLAHAMQARVAIVLQHHFGADSPTAAQARSKIASADVSRPGWLEAVAAASFAAGEPNAQLSRLEQELTRRPGDRDLLALLAEGSMLAGKPEAAEAWLLQLLGVSPKSPLALHGLGLLKLRSGDPSAAATRFEAALEADPRHASSAVELARIALSKGELDEAVRQLSRGLEKDAAEGLGPRDRSKAELLFGDVLARTRKPAEAEAAFRRALALDAKSADVRRALAGFLLSRHRNAEVIELLPAAEVRGDPSLVETSVVAYLALGKMIDADGLVRALIEKKGDQSRSWYLQGLVQAKAGNEAEAVRSFERAVELEPDGIEALLALARAEREAGKLDQAKAALARAEEKAPQSHRIKTALGELRLAQGDAKSAVQAFDEALRLDASDVEALEGKGRVLEKLGDLEGALAAYQTATSIDDSSIAGHLGAGSLLARKGDANGAVEALEKAKALDPKSPRIRIGLATLRLDAGELDPAMEEVEAALTSDESSAGAWALRSRILRARGEGAAAVDAIRRAVAIEPKRPAWALELGAAFEAAANPTEALAAYRKALGLAPRSADALEGAGRVLLALGGTADAVKSLESALAADPARTRLHVPIGDGYMRMRRFPNAIAAYLQAAKQPDAKGIAFKLARAYQEEGKSSEAIAQFQRALKEDPDDSNAWRYLGFAYKEKNRLGEAIGAFKTYLEKSPKADDRAEIEDEIATLRL, encoded by the coding sequence GTGCCTCTCCCCGGATTTCCGGCAGCGCCTCGCACGCCTCCGTTCGGCGTATCGCCGTCGCCGACGAGCGAGTTCGACTTCGGACCTCCGCCGCCGTTCGGTGAACCGCCTTCCCCGACGAGCGAGTTCGACTTCGGACCTCCGCCGCCGTTCGGTGCGCCGCCTCCGCCGACGAGCGAGTTCGACTTCGGACCTCCGTCCGCGAACCCGTTCGGCTCCTCCGTTCCCGCGACGAACGAGTTCGACTTCGCCCCGCCGCCCGGAGATCCATTCGGGTCTCGACCTCCGGCGACGAGCGAATTCGATTTCGGGCCACCGCCGGCGGATCCGTTCGGCGCTCCGCCACCGGCGTTCGGCGAGTTCGACCTCGACCCTTCGCCCGTCGGGCCGCCGGGGATCCGGCCTCCGCCGCCAGGCGTCGACGACCCCGTCTCGGGCCTCTTCGGAACGGCGAGCGGCGATTCTCCGCCTCCGCCGGTCGATCGCGACGATCTGCCGTCCTTCGACCCCTCCGGCTTCGATCTCACGCCGCCGCCCGCGTTCGCCACGGGCGGTCCTGCTGCGGCGCATCCCTCTTTCGGCTCGGACCTGCCCTTCTCGGCGCCCCACGAGAGTGGTGACGAGCCGGACATCCTCTCGTTCCTCGGGGGCGAGACGCCACCGAAGGCGATCCCGGCTCCGTCGAGCAGCGTCCCCGCCGCGCCTCCGGTCGATCGAGCCCCGATCGCCCCGCCTCCCTTGATCCCGGCAGGCGCTCCGCCTCCTCCCAGGGTCGCCCGATCGGCGGACGCACCAGGCCCCAAGCGAACCAAGAAGCCGAAGCGCGCGCCGATTCGCCCCATCGGGCGGCGGACGCTGATCCTCGCTGGCTCCGGCGCGGCGGTCCTCGCGGTGGCAGCCGTGACGGGCTACCTCCTCCTCGGCGACGGTGCGAATGCTACGGCAACGGCTTCCGCGCCCCTCGTCTCCCAGGTGGCGGCGGAGCTCGATCGCGATCACTTCGCCGCGGCGAAGAAGGCGCTCCTCCTCGCCGAGAGCCAGCTCGACAACGAGCCCGAGGACGGCCTCGCCCACGCGATGCAGGCCCGGGTGGCCATCGTCCTGCAGCACCACTTCGGCGCCGACTCCCCGACGGCGGCCCAGGCCCGCTCGAAGATCGCGTCCGCGGATGTCTCGCGGCCAGGATGGCTCGAGGCGGTGGCCGCCGCGTCGTTCGCCGCCGGCGAGCCGAACGCGCAGCTCTCGCGCCTCGAGCAGGAGTTGACGCGCCGGCCCGGCGACCGCGACCTCCTCGCCCTCCTCGCAGAAGGCTCCATGCTCGCCGGCAAGCCGGAGGCCGCCGAGGCCTGGCTGCTCCAGCTCCTCGGGGTCTCGCCCAAGTCCCCCCTCGCCCTCCATGGCCTCGGCCTGCTGAAGCTCCGCAGCGGCGACCCGTCCGCGGCGGCGACGCGCTTCGAGGCGGCCCTCGAGGCGGATCCGCGGCACGCGTCGTCGGCGGTGGAGCTCGCGCGGATCGCCCTCTCGAAGGGCGAGCTGGACGAGGCGGTCCGGCAGCTCTCCCGTGGCCTGGAGAAGGACGCCGCCGAGGGGCTCGGGCCGCGCGATCGCTCGAAGGCCGAGCTCCTCTTCGGCGACGTGCTCGCAAGGACCCGCAAGCCGGCGGAGGCAGAGGCGGCCTTTCGCCGGGCTCTCGCGCTGGACGCGAAGTCGGCCGACGTGCGCCGCGCCCTCGCAGGCTTCCTTCTCTCTCGGCATCGCAACGCGGAGGTGATCGAGCTCCTCCCTGCTGCCGAGGTCCGCGGCGATCCCTCCCTGGTGGAGACCTCGGTGGTCGCCTACCTCGCTCTGGGCAAGATGATCGACGCGGATGGGCTGGTGCGGGCGCTCATCGAGAAGAAGGGCGACCAGTCGAGGAGCTGGTATCTCCAGGGCCTGGTCCAGGCGAAGGCGGGCAACGAAGCCGAGGCCGTCCGATCGTTCGAACGGGCCGTTGAGCTCGAGCCTGACGGCATCGAGGCGCTCCTCGCCCTGGCCCGTGCGGAGCGGGAGGCGGGAAAGCTCGATCAGGCAAAGGCCGCCCTGGCCCGGGCGGAGGAGAAGGCGCCGCAGAGCCACCGGATCAAGACGGCGCTCGGCGAGCTCCGGCTCGCACAGGGCGACGCGAAGTCCGCGGTCCAGGCCTTCGACGAGGCCCTGCGGCTCGACGCGTCCGACGTGGAGGCCCTCGAGGGCAAGGGCCGGGTGCTCGAGAAGCTCGGCGACCTCGAAGGGGCCCTCGCGGCCTACCAGACGGCGACATCGATCGACGACTCCTCGATCGCAGGTCACCTCGGCGCAGGCTCGCTGCTCGCGCGAAAGGGCGACGCGAACGGGGCCGTCGAGGCGCTCGAGAAGGCCAAGGCGCTGGACCCGAAGAGCCCGCGGATCCGCATCGGGCTGGCCACGCTCCGGCTGGACGCGGGCGAGCTCGACCCGGCCATGGAGGAGGTCGAAGCGGCCCTCACCTCGGACGAGTCCAGCGCCGGGGCGTGGGCGCTCCGCTCCCGGATCCTCCGGGCGCGGGGGGAGGGCGCCGCCGCAGTCGACGCGATCCGGCGGGCCGTCGCCATCGAGCCCAAGAGACCCGCGTGGGCGCTCGAGCTCGGGGCGGCGTTCGAGGCAGCGGCGAACCCGACCGAGGCCCTCGCCGCCTATCGGAAGGCCCTTGGCCTTGCGCCCCGCAGCGCGGACGCCCTCGAGGGCGCGGGCCGGGTGCTCCTCGCCCTCGGCGGCACCGCCGACGCCGTGAAGAGCCTGGAATCGGCCCTCGCGGCGGATCCCGCTCGAACCCGCCTGCACGTCCCCATCGGCGACGGCTACATGCGGATGCGCCGGTTCCCGAACGCGATCGCCGCGTACCTGCAGGCGGCGAAGCAGCCCGACGCCAAGGGGATCGCGTTCAAGCTGGCGCGCGCCTACCAGGAGGAAGGCAAGAGCAGCGAGGCGATCGCCCAGTTCCAGCGCGCCCTGAAGGAGGATCCGGACGATTCGAACGCGTGGCGCTACCTGGGCTTCGCCTACAAGGAGAAGAACCGGCTGGGCGAAGCGATCGGAGCGTTCAAGACCTACCTGGAGAAGTCTCCGAAGGCGGACGATCGAGCCGAGATCGAGGACGAGATCGCCACCCTCCGGCTCTGA
- a CDS encoding lysophospholipid acyltransferase family protein — MSAGIGQALQDGLKNLTFKLGGEETERKLKALARRSNEYGVDPFGMDLDYVLAAVGPLLWLYKNYFRVRTYGLEKVPRGRVLLVSNHSGQLPIDGAMIGTALLAEANRPRAIRSMVEKWVPTLPYVSVFMARCGQVVGTPQNCIRLLENDEAILVFPEGTRGVNKLFSKRYQLAEFGQGFMRLALETGSPIVPVAVIGAEEQAPALFDLKPAARLLRMPAFPITPTIVPIPLPVRYHIHFGDPMRFTGRPDDDDDELSRKVKQVRSVIQTMVNEGIRARKHVFW; from the coding sequence ATGTCCGCGGGGATCGGCCAGGCCCTCCAGGATGGCCTGAAAAACCTCACTTTCAAGCTCGGTGGCGAGGAGACGGAGCGCAAGCTGAAGGCGCTGGCCCGCCGCTCGAACGAGTACGGCGTCGATCCCTTCGGGATGGATCTCGACTACGTCCTCGCCGCGGTGGGGCCCCTCCTCTGGCTCTACAAGAACTATTTCCGGGTTCGGACCTACGGCCTCGAGAAGGTGCCGAGGGGGCGGGTGCTCCTCGTCTCCAACCACTCCGGCCAGCTCCCGATCGACGGGGCGATGATCGGGACCGCGCTCCTGGCGGAGGCGAACCGCCCGCGGGCCATCCGCTCCATGGTGGAGAAGTGGGTCCCCACCCTCCCCTACGTCTCGGTGTTCATGGCGCGGTGCGGGCAGGTGGTGGGGACGCCGCAGAACTGCATCCGCCTGCTGGAGAACGACGAGGCGATCCTCGTCTTTCCCGAGGGCACCCGCGGGGTCAACAAGCTCTTCTCGAAGCGCTACCAGCTCGCGGAGTTCGGCCAGGGCTTCATGCGACTCGCCCTCGAGACCGGCAGCCCCATCGTCCCCGTGGCGGTGATCGGCGCGGAGGAGCAGGCCCCGGCCCTCTTCGATCTCAAGCCGGCCGCCAGGCTCCTCCGGATGCCCGCCTTCCCGATCACGCCGACGATCGTGCCGATTCCGCTTCCGGTCCGGTACCACATCCACTTCGGCGATCCGATGCGGTTCACCGGGCGCCCCGACGACGACGACGACGAGCTCTCACGCAAAGTGAAGCAGGTTCGGTCCGTGATCCAGACGATGGTCAACGAAGGGATCCGTGCCCGCAAGCACGTGTTCTGGTGA
- the tadA gene encoding tRNA adenosine(34) deaminase TadA produces MSPTDDHFLELALIEARKAAEEDEVPVGAVAVFEGQVVGTGRNARERRADPLAHAELEAIREASRTLGRWRLTGVTLYVTLEPCAMCAGAVVNARVDRLVYGASDPKAGAVGSLYELCTDRRLNHRVEVVSGVRAVEAGTLLTEFFRRKRAAAR; encoded by the coding sequence ATGTCCCCCACCGATGACCACTTTCTCGAACTTGCACTAATCGAGGCGAGAAAGGCCGCAGAAGAAGACGAGGTTCCAGTGGGAGCCGTCGCCGTCTTCGAAGGCCAGGTCGTCGGGACGGGACGAAACGCCAGGGAACGGAGGGCCGACCCGCTGGCGCACGCCGAGCTCGAGGCGATCCGCGAGGCATCGCGGACGCTGGGCCGGTGGCGGCTGACGGGGGTCACCCTCTACGTGACCCTGGAGCCCTGCGCGATGTGCGCAGGGGCGGTGGTGAACGCCAGGGTCGATCGCCTCGTGTACGGCGCGAGCGACCCCAAGGCCGGCGCGGTAGGGTCTCTCTACGAGCTCTGTACCGACCGGCGGCTGAATCACCGGGTGGAGGTGGTGAGCGGGGTGAGGGCCGTCGAGGCCGGGACCCTCCTCACGGAGTTCTTCCGCCGCAAGCGTGCGGCGGCGCGGTAG
- a CDS encoding SDR family oxidoreductase, whose translation MASNSPAVAITGISGNLGRSLAKQLHGKERVVGIDRRPFPGRPKDLDVHHVDIRKRKAEDLFRKGRIHALIHMGISHDPRMSAEELHHFNVLGTAKALEYCARHGVRKLVVLSSANVYGPHPDNTNFLTEDAPLMAAARFGEIRDLVEVDILAQSFIWKHPEVETVIVRPVHIVGPTIRNAATRYLRLKHPWVLMGFDPMVQLIHMEDVCRAMVLALTPGVRGVYNVVGPGEVPLSAALSELGRSPLPVPHILARSFLRRLFQLRLSDFPPGELDYIQFLCTIDGSRFAKEHGWKPEYGLRETIRSLAAE comes from the coding sequence ATGGCCTCGAACTCTCCAGCCGTCGCGATCACCGGGATCTCCGGGAACCTCGGGCGCTCGCTCGCGAAGCAGCTCCACGGGAAGGAGCGGGTCGTGGGCATCGACCGCCGTCCCTTTCCCGGACGCCCCAAGGATCTCGACGTCCACCACGTGGACATCCGCAAGCGCAAGGCGGAGGACCTCTTCCGAAAGGGCCGGATCCACGCGCTGATCCACATGGGGATCTCCCACGACCCGCGGATGAGCGCGGAGGAGCTCCACCACTTCAACGTCCTCGGCACCGCCAAGGCCCTCGAATATTGCGCCCGCCACGGCGTTCGGAAGCTGGTCGTCCTCTCGTCGGCCAACGTCTACGGCCCGCACCCGGACAACACCAACTTCCTCACGGAGGACGCGCCGCTCATGGCGGCCGCGCGCTTCGGCGAGATCCGCGACCTCGTGGAGGTCGACATCCTCGCCCAATCCTTCATCTGGAAGCACCCGGAGGTGGAGACCGTGATCGTTCGGCCGGTCCACATCGTGGGACCGACCATCCGGAACGCGGCCACCCGATACCTCCGGCTGAAGCACCCCTGGGTGCTGATGGGCTTCGATCCGATGGTCCAGCTCATCCACATGGAGGACGTCTGCAGGGCCATGGTGCTCGCCCTCACGCCGGGTGTCCGAGGCGTATACAACGTGGTGGGCCCCGGCGAGGTGCCGCTCTCCGCCGCCCTCTCGGAGCTGGGCCGGTCGCCCTTGCCGGTCCCCCACATCCTCGCCCGGTCCTTCCTGCGGCGCCTCTTCCAGCTCCGCCTCTCCGACTTCCCGCCCGGCGAGCTCGATTACATCCAGTTCCTCTGCACGATCGACGGCAGCCGGTTCGCCAAGGAGCACGGCTGGAAGCCGGAGTACGGCCTGCGCGAGACCATCCGGAGCCTGGCAGCCGAGTGA
- the sixA gene encoding phosphohistidine phosphatase SixA has translation MRVYLMRHGEAADVGGYDRDDDRPLTSDGRRRVRLGAKLWAERGDPAPEAWLVSPLVRAVQTAEICASAFASESPIEVSRELLPDARVSVAAERIEREAASAIALVGHQPLMGGLAAYLLGLRTVPSQVQPGAILAIDLQDEGAGRLAWHLVPNADGQGPRILVPA, from the coding sequence ATGCGGGTCTATCTCATGCGCCACGGCGAGGCCGCCGACGTCGGCGGCTACGACCGGGACGACGACCGGCCCCTCACCTCCGATGGCCGGCGCCGCGTGCGCCTGGGCGCGAAGCTCTGGGCCGAGAGAGGCGATCCGGCCCCCGAGGCTTGGCTCGTCTCACCCCTGGTGAGGGCGGTTCAGACTGCCGAGATCTGCGCGTCGGCGTTCGCGTCCGAGAGCCCGATCGAGGTGAGTCGGGAGCTGCTCCCCGACGCCCGGGTCTCGGTCGCCGCGGAGCGAATCGAGAGGGAGGCCGCCTCTGCCATCGCCCTCGTGGGCCACCAGCCGCTGATGGGAGGCCTCGCCGCCTACCTCCTCGGCCTCCGCACCGTCCCCTCCCAGGTCCAGCCCGGCGCGATCCTCGCGATCGATCTCCAGGACGAGGGCGCAGGCCGCCTCGCGTGGCACCTCGTGCCGAACGCCGACGGTCAGGGCCCGCGGATCCTCGTGCCCGCCTGA
- the recR gene encoding recombination mediator RecR, with translation MTPDPIQRLTAELAKLPGIGEKTAQRLAFHVLRAKADYARDLAKALVDVVEKVRLCSVCCSLTEADPCAVCLDPRRDGRLLCVVESVPDLLAVERTREFRGRYHVLHGALSPLDGIGPDQLRIKELLARLGGSEVVEEVIVATNPDIEGEATALYLTRLLRPAGVRVTRIAQGVPMGGDLEYADQVTLARALSGRREI, from the coding sequence TTGACGCCCGACCCGATTCAGCGCCTCACCGCCGAGCTCGCGAAGCTCCCCGGCATCGGCGAGAAGACGGCCCAGCGGCTCGCCTTCCACGTCCTGCGGGCCAAGGCGGACTACGCCCGGGACCTCGCGAAGGCCCTCGTGGACGTAGTGGAAAAGGTCCGGCTCTGCAGCGTGTGCTGCAGCCTGACCGAGGCGGACCCTTGCGCGGTCTGCCTCGATCCCAGGCGGGACGGACGTCTCCTCTGCGTGGTGGAGAGCGTGCCGGATCTCCTGGCCGTGGAGCGCACCCGGGAGTTCCGGGGCCGCTACCACGTGCTCCACGGCGCGCTCTCGCCTCTCGATGGAATCGGGCCGGACCAGCTCCGGATCAAGGAGCTCCTCGCCCGGCTCGGCGGATCCGAGGTGGTCGAGGAGGTCATCGTCGCCACCAACCCCGACATCGAGGGGGAGGCGACCGCGCTCTACCTCACCCGGCTTTTGCGGCCGGCTGGTGTGCGCGTGACCCGGATCGCCCAGGGCGTGCCCATGGGCGGAGACCTCGAGTACGCCGACCAGGTCACCCTCGCGAGGGCGTTGTCGGGCCGGCGGGAGATCTGA
- a CDS encoding YbaB/EbfC family nucleoid-associated protein produces MPGFDYNTLMRQVRKMQEEAAKKKEELAATVRVEGKAGDGLVVATVNGVREVVALKIDPKAVDPSDVSMLEDLIIAAVNQAMQEAKVKEDAEMGKLTGGIKIPGLTM; encoded by the coding sequence ATGCCCGGCTTCGACTACAACACGCTGATGCGCCAGGTCCGCAAGATGCAGGAGGAGGCGGCCAAGAAGAAGGAAGAGCTCGCCGCCACCGTGCGGGTCGAGGGCAAGGCCGGAGACGGCCTCGTGGTGGCCACGGTCAACGGCGTGCGCGAGGTCGTCGCGCTCAAGATCGATCCCAAGGCGGTCGATCCGTCCGACGTCTCCATGCTCGAGGATCTGATCATCGCCGCCGTCAACCAGGCGATGCAGGAGGCCAAGGTCAAGGAAGACGCGGAGATGGGCAAGCTCACCGGCGGGATCAAGATCCCCGGCCTCACGATGTAG